One genomic segment of Leptospira wolbachii serovar Codice str. CDC includes these proteins:
- a CDS encoding glutamate synthase subunit beta, translating to MGKPTGFLEFKKEYLQKIEPKERVKNYKEFEKPFPETVAKDQGARCMDCGIPFCHGDTGCPVDNLIPEFNDFVYRGRWKEAWENLSKTNNFPEFTGRLCPAPCESACTLGIIEPPVSIKSIERTIIDRAWEEGWVIPQTPVSKSGKKVAVVGSGPAGLAAGQQLARAGHTVTIFEKNDRIGGLLRYGIPDFKMEKRHIDRRMKQMEAEGVTFKTNVNVGVDITAKQLLADFDSVVLACGSEVPRDLPVEGRKNKGVYFAMEFLSKNNKHVAGDDIEIINAKDKHVIVIGGGDTGSDCVGTSNRHGAKSVTQIELFPEPPKERDSSTPWPLYPKMLRTSTSHEEGVNRKWAVSTMGFKSNDKGEVTAIYGSEVKEENGKFNPVPGTEFEWPADLVFLAMGFVNPVKEGLLADLQKEGLELDGRGNVKADFGTKPGSFATSVPKVYACGDVRRGQSLIVWAISEGRKCADQVHHFLMQEVEG from the coding sequence GTGGGTAAACCAACAGGATTTTTAGAATTTAAAAAAGAATACCTTCAGAAGATTGAACCAAAGGAACGGGTGAAGAACTACAAAGAGTTCGAGAAACCCTTTCCAGAGACTGTTGCCAAAGACCAAGGCGCTCGTTGTATGGACTGCGGAATTCCTTTTTGCCATGGGGATACAGGTTGTCCTGTCGATAACCTTATTCCTGAATTCAATGACTTCGTATACCGAGGTCGCTGGAAAGAGGCTTGGGAAAATCTTTCTAAAACAAATAACTTCCCTGAATTTACAGGAAGGTTGTGCCCTGCTCCTTGTGAGTCTGCTTGTACTTTAGGAATCATTGAACCGCCTGTTTCTATCAAGTCTATTGAAAGAACCATCATTGATCGGGCTTGGGAAGAAGGTTGGGTCATCCCACAAACTCCTGTATCCAAATCGGGTAAAAAAGTTGCCGTTGTAGGATCGGGACCAGCAGGTCTTGCCGCAGGACAACAGTTAGCTCGTGCTGGACATACAGTCACTATCTTTGAAAAAAATGACCGTATTGGTGGCCTACTCCGCTATGGAATTCCAGACTTCAAAATGGAAAAAAGACATATTGACCGCCGCATGAAACAAATGGAGGCGGAAGGTGTGACTTTCAAAACCAATGTCAATGTGGGTGTAGACATTACCGCAAAGCAATTATTAGCTGATTTTGATTCGGTTGTCCTTGCTTGTGGATCCGAAGTTCCAAGAGATCTCCCCGTAGAAGGAAGAAAAAACAAAGGCGTTTACTTTGCAATGGAGTTTCTGTCCAAAAACAACAAACATGTTGCTGGTGACGATATCGAAATCATAAATGCGAAAGACAAACATGTCATCGTGATAGGCGGTGGTGATACTGGTTCTGACTGTGTTGGAACTTCTAATCGCCATGGTGCCAAATCAGTCACACAAATTGAACTTTTCCCAGAACCGCCGAAAGAAAGAGACTCCTCCACACCTTGGCCTCTTTATCCAAAAATGCTCCGGACTTCCACCTCACATGAAGAAGGTGTGAATCGGAAATGGGCCGTTTCCACTATGGGTTTTAAATCCAATGATAAAGGGGAAGTCACTGCCATTTACGGATCGGAAGTAAAAGAGGAAAATGGAAAATTCAACCCAGTTCCTGGTACTGAATTTGAATGGCCGGCGGATTTAGTTTTTCTTGCGATGGGATTTGTAAATCCAGTGAAAGAAGGATTACTTGCTGACTTGCAAAAAGAAGGACTGGAACTAGATGGTCGAGGGAACGTAAAAGCGGATTTCGGAACAAAACCGGGATCTTTTGCAACTTCTGTACCGAAAGTGTACGCTTGTGGCGACGTAAGGCGAGGGCAATCCCTCATTGTTT